CACCGCGGGCATGGCCGAGGCGCTGGGCGATGCGCGGCTCCACGGCTTCCAGCCGAGCAGTGAGCTGCGGGTGCTCGATGGCGAGCTGTTTCTCCTGCCGCGCTGGGGGCTGCCGAAGGTGGTGGCCTCGGACCTGACGCTGTTGGGCTACCGCACGCTGCTGCGCGAGCTTCCCCAGTTCCGTGACTCCTTCTGGGATTCGCTCGGCTGGGGTGCCGAGGCCCGCGTGGCGTCGAGCGACGCGCGCCTGCTGCGCTATCGCGCGTCGGTGCAGGCGGAGGCGTTGATGGTGCTGGACGAGGACGCGCGCTTCTCGCGCTTCACCACGGTGGGCGTGGGCGGCCTGGCCGCGGTGCACTGGAACCGGGATGTGCTGACGCCGGCCGCGGGGCCGCGCCTGTCACTGGCGCATCGGATGGGGCTGTTCGGCTCGGGTGCCAACGCGGTGCGGCTGGAGGCGGCCTACGCGCCCACCTGGAGGGTGGGGGACACACACTTCACCCACGAGGCGGGCGCGGCGCTCCAGTTGGAGGTGTGGCTGGGGCGCGCGGGGCCCTTCGGCGTGCTCCTCACGCCCCGCGCGCAGGTCCGGTGGGAGGGGGCGATATCGCCCACGCCCCATTGGGAAGCCTTGTCGCCGTCTACGTGGTTGGCCGGCTCGGCGGAGCGGCGTCTGGCACTCGGGTTCGAGGTGCGCTGACAGGGGCGGGCTCGCCGATTTTGTAGCTCGTCCAGAACGGGTGGCTGATGGCTCCCGTCACGGCGCCGATGAAGATGCCGATGACGTAGAGCGCCGTGTACCCCCAGAAGCCCAGGCCATAGAAGATGTGGCCCTGGGTCGCCGAGCCGATGAAGAGGAAGAAGGCGAGGGCGGTGGGCACCGCGACGGCGGAGAGGGCAGCCGCGCCGAGCGCGCGCGGCATCCTTCGCGCGTGGAAGCCGCCGAAGGTGCCGGCCAGGAGCCCGTTGAACATGGGCAGGAAGAACAGGGCCATGCTGATGAACGCCATCACCAGCGTGCTCACGATGAACCGGTTGTGGACCGGATTGATGGTGTCTGGCTTGAAGGTCAGGTCCGCGGGAATCTCCTGGCGGATGTACTCGTAGCGCGGCTTGGGACCGGCAAGGGCCTTCTCCGGGTCCTGCGTCAGGATGCGCTCGGGCATGTCTGGCTACCTCCCTCGAGGGCAAATCAACGTGTGCTTGATGGCCATGAGTTTGTGACGCCAGCGGGTGCGCGGAAGGGCCGCTGGCCGCATCGGGGGGCGGGCCACCTGCCGGGCCCTGGAATTCTCCCTCCGGAATACTCGCGGAGTCCCTGGATACCCGAGTCGAGGGGCCCGAAGATGCGCGCCGGACTTGGCGGACGGTGGCCTCCGGCTATGCTGCCGCGCCCGGCAGCACCTCCATCTCTGCCCGTACGGAATTTTCCATGAGCTTTCGTCGCAAACTGCTGACCCTCGCCCTTGCCTCTTCCTCCCTGCTGGCCGCCTGCGTCGTGCAGCGTCCGTTCTATCGCGACGTCGTCCAGCCCGCGGGCTCGTCGGTGACGGCCGGCACCCTGGTGGACCTCATCGTCCTGGACTCGGACACCAACCAGCCCGTGAAGGGCGCCAAGGTTCTCTGGGGCGAGGACTCCCGTTCGCGCGAGTCCTACGTCACGGACGAGGACGGCCGGGTGTCCTTCGACGTGACGCCGGCGCTGCTGAAGGAGAACCCGCTGGTGGAGGTCGTGCTGCCCAGGGGCGTTCGGAGCTACCGCCTGCAGGTGGTGCCCGCGACGGATGCCGCCGCGCCCGAGGCGTCGGAGGCCTCTGCTGCTCCCGCGACGCCCGAGGCTCCCGCGACGCCCGAGGCCCCCGCCGTGCCGGAGACGCCGGCGGCGGAGGATTCCGCCGCGGCGCCTGAAACCGGCAACTGAGTCCGTTCTCTCTTCCGCGCGAGGCTCAGCCGAGCTTCGCGTGGAGGAAGTCCACGGTGCGCTGCCACGCCTTCGCGGCGTTGTCCGGTGAGTAGACCTCCGGACGCGTGTCATTGAAGAAGGCGTGCTGTGCGTCGTAGCGGTGAATCTCCATGGGGACGCCGCCGCCCTTCAGCTTCTTCTCCAACGCGTCCACTCGCTCCGGCGAGCACCATTCGTCATTGTTCGCGTAGTGCCCGAGCACCGGCGCGCGGATGCGTGACACGTCCGCGGCCTCCTCCGGGGGGATGCCGTAGAAGGGCACGACGGCGTCGAGCCCCGGCTCATTCGCGGCGGCCAGCAGCGCCAGCGCGCCGCCCATGCAGAAGCCCATGATGGCCACCTGGGTGCCGGGCTTTCGCGCGCGCAGCGCCTCCACCGCGGCGCGCAGGTCCGCCGTGGCCTTGTCCCAAGCCATCGCCTTCAGCATCGCGTTGGCCTCGTTGGCGTCCTTCGTCACGCGGCCTTCGTAGAGGTCCACCGCGAAGACGGTGAAGCCTTCTCGCGCCAGCCGGTCCGCCACGTCGCGCGTGTGCCCGTTGAGGCCCCAGTACTCGTGGATGAGCACCACCGCTCCGGGCGCATCGCCCTTCGGGGCTGCACTCAGATAGCCCGCCAGCGCCTGGCCCTGCTTGCCGATGAGCTGCGTCTGTCCTGTCATGGCTTCACCCTTGCGAGGTTGTGGAAGGGGGCGCAGCTTAACGGCCGATTCCGCGAACGCGCGCGCGAACCCGCCGCCGTGCCCGCTTGGCGACAGAGGACTGGCATGTCGAAGGCATTCACGAAGGAGGACTCGGGCGATGACAGCGTGATGCCCGTCCGTCCACGCGCGTCCTCCGGGGAGAAGCGCTACATCACCCCGGAGGGCTACCGGGCGCTCCAGGAGGAACTGGCGGCGGCGCAGGGGCCGGACCCCAAGGCGGGTGAGTTCACGGAGCTGGAGGCGGGCGTGCGCCGCAAGGAGCGCGAGCGGCGCGTACAGGAACTGGCGGCGGTGCTGGAGGACGTGCGGGTGGTGGAGCCCGACGCCTCGCAGGCCGGCCGCGTCTTCTTCGGCGCCTGGGTGGAGCTGGAGGACGAGGACGGCGGCCCGGTGCGCTACCGCATCGTCGGGCCGGACGAGTCCGACGTGAAGGCGGGGCGGCTGAGCGTGGAGTCGCCCCTGGCCCGGGCCCTGCTGGGCAAGGAAGTGGGCGAGTCCGTGGTGGTGGAGCGCCCCCGCGGCCCCGTGGAGTACACGGTGACGGCCGTGGACTACGCCGCGTCCTGAGCCGGGCTCAGCGCCTGGTGGCGATGACGGTGCTCAGCACGGAGAAGGGCTCCGGCATCAGGCCGTCGCGCACCTCGACGGTGAAGCCTTCTGCTTCGAGCAGCGCGCGGGCCCGGGGCACCAGGAACGTCAGGTAGTACATGACGAAGGGCGGCTTCCACAGCGCGTTGCGTGCGCGCATGGCGGCGTTGAAGCCCTTGGCCATCCAGTAGCCCGGGCGGAGCTTCGACGGCGGGTGCGCGGTGACGAAGAGGAAGCGGCCCCCGGGGCGCAGCGCGCGGGCGATGCCTTTCACGAGCCTTGGCTCGTCCTCTTCGAGGATGTGACCGAAGGCGCCGAAGCTGGTGACGACGTCGAACGCGCCGTCGAAGGGGAGCGCCAGCGCGTCGCCCTGGATGAACTCCAGCGCCGCGGTGCCCGGCGCCTGCGCGAGCTGCTGGCGCGCCTCGTCGAGCATGCCCTGGCTGAGGTCGAAGCCCACCACGCGCTCCCGCGCGAGCGGGCGCAAGAAGCGCATGGCCGCGCCGGTGCCGCAGCACACGTCCAGCGCGCTGCCGACGCTGCCGGGCGCGCCCAGTTGGGCAATGGCGGCCTCGAGCACCGCGTCTGGCGTGCGAAAGGGCGTGTACTCGAACTTGGGCGCGAGCAGGTCGTAGCCGTGCTCGACGGACGTGAGGGCCTGCGCGGCCAGCTCCCGGAGGGTGGGGCCCTTGCGGTGGAACATGGTGTCTCGGGGTGTATCGCACCCACACCGGCCCCTCCCTCTGAAAATGCGGCCGGTATCGGGCATTGAATGTTCCGCGGGGTGCCCCGTCAGAAGGTTCAAGCAGGACGACGGAGGAGGACGACAATGGCGCTCAAGACGGGTTTCGCGGTGCTGGCTTTCGGAATGATGTTCCTCGGCTCCACGGCCGCGCATGCGAAGGACGACAACGAGAAGTCGCGGTTCTCCCAGCAGCACCGGCATGACGGCCGCGGCGGCAACTTCGGTGTCCACGTCGACGCCCGCCGCCACCCGGGACCCGCGCCGCTGCCGCCGCCGCACGCTCGGGGCCGCTACGAACTGCAGACGGTGAACCGCTGGGTGCAGGGCCGCTACGAGCAGGTGTGGGTCCCCGAGGTGTGCCGCGAGCGTCACAACCGCCGCTCGCGGGTGACCCGGTGCACCGGCGGCTTCTACGAGCAGCGCTGGGTGCCGGCCCGCTACGAGCCGGTCCAGGAGTGGGTGTGGGTGACCTACGCTCCGGGCCGGGTGCACATGGCCAGCGCCGGCCGCCGCTAGACGATTCGAGTATCGGGGGACCGCGCCGCGGGCGCGCCGGGCTACGGGGGTAACCCGGCGCGCCTCGCGGCAGCAGGTCCACAGTGCCTTTCCCCGCCGGGCCTGTTACTGAATGCGCCGCATGGCGACCGCATTCATCACCGGGGCTGGCATCCGCATCGGCAGCGCGGTGGCCCGGGCCCTTGGCCGCGCGGGTTATGACCTGGCGCTCCATGCGAACCGTTCCCTTGAGCCGCTGGAAGCCCTGGCGGAGGAACTCCGAGGCCTCGGCCGTCGCGTCACCCTGCACGCCGCCGACCTGAGCCGCCCGGAGGCAGTGGACTCCCTGGCCGCGCAAGTGCGCGAGGCGTGGCCCGCGCTGGACGTGGTGGTCCACAACGCGGGCCTCTTCGAGCGCACCGACTTCGCCGCCATCTCCCGCGACCAGTACCGCACCATGATGGCGGTGAACCTGGACGCGCCCTTCTTCCTCACCCAGGCCCTGCTCCCCGCGTTGCGCGCCGGAAAGGACCCGTTGGTGGTGCACCTCACCGACGTCGGTGGGGAGCGGCCGGTGAGCCACTACGCGCACTATTCGGTGAGCAAGGCGGGCCTCATCATGCTCACCCGCGCGCTGGCGGTGGAGCTGGCCCCGCACATCCGGGTCAACGCCGTGTCGCCCGGCACGGTGGCCTTCCCCGAGGATTTCGACGCGGAGGCCCGCGACGCGGTGCTGCGCCGCATCCCCATGGGGCGCGAGGGCAACGTCGAGGACATCGCCCGCACCGTCGTCTTCCTCGCCCGCGAGGCGCCGTACATCACCGGGCAGGTCATCGCCGTCGATGGCGGCAGGAGCGCGCAGCTATGAGCGCCGAACACGCATTCCATCCCCCTGTCGTCACGACGCCGGACGGCCGCCCGCTGGACGTCATCGAGCTGCGGGGCCTTACGGTGGACTGCATCGTGGGCATCTTCAACAGGGAGCGCATCGCGGCCCAGCCGCTGCGACTGGACGTGGCCCTGTTCCTGGACACCCGCGCCGCCGCGGTGGGAGGCAGGCTGGCGCACACGGTGAACTACGGCCGGCTCGCGGGGGAGCTGCGCTTCCTGCTGGAGGCCTGCCGCTTCGAGCTGCTGGAGTCCGCCGTCGAGACGGTGTGCCGCTACGTGCTGGCGCCGCCCACCGACGACGTCCCGCGCGCGCAGGTCCACGCGGCCACGGTGCGGGTGACGAAGCCGCTGGCGCTGGGCGGGTTGGCGGTGCCGTCGCTCCAGATTCACCGGACGGCCGCGGAGATGGTGTACGGCCGGGAGGAGAAGGGCTTTGGCCGCGTGGACATCATCCACGAGGGCGCGGGCTATGGCGTCTACCGGCTGCGGGTGAAGCCAGGAGGCTGCATCCCCACGCACGTGCACCAGCAGATGGAGGAGAGCGAACTGGTGCTGGGCTCGGGGCTGCTGCTGCAGTTCAAGCCGGTGGCTCGGGGCATGGCCTTCCACTGGCCGCGCGGCTTCCTGCACCGCTACGACAACCCTTCATCCACGGAGCAGACGGTGCTCTGTGTGGACAGGCCGGGCTTCATCCCGTCGGACGAGGTGGAGACCGAGCCGCCGCCGGAGGGGCTGCTGCCCGTCACCGGCCACTCCTATTACCCGCTGGATGAGCCCGCGGCGCCGGGCTCTCCCGCGGAGCACCAACCGTGAGCGGGGCCGTGTCTTCAAGGAGCGCCTTCCATGAGTGAGGTGGGCACGCGCAAGGTGCTCGTCACTGGCGGTGGGACGGGCATTGGCCGCGCGGTGGCGGAGGCCCTGCTGCGCGCGGGGGGGCAGGTGGTGGTGTCGGGCCGGCGCGCGGAGGTGCTGGAGTCGCTGACGACCGCATGGCCGGGACGGGCCTTCGCGCTGCCGTGTGACCTGGCCTCGCTGGAAGCCCGCGAGGGGCTGCTTCGCCGTGCCGCCGGGTTGTTGGGAGGGCTGGACGGTTTCGTCCACAGCGCGGGGCAGGTGGTGCACCAGCCGCCGGGCCACATCGGCGAGGACGCGCTTCGCGCGCAGCTCGAGGTCAACCTCATCGCGCCGCTGCGGCTGGGCGAGCAGGCACTGGAGGTGCTGGAGCCGGGTGGGGCGCAGGTCTTCATCGCGTCCACGCTGGCCACGAGGCCCGTCGTCACCAGCGCGGTGTACAGCGCGGCGAAGGCAGGACTCCTTCAGGTGATGAAGGTGCTGGCGTTGGCGGGTGCCGCGCGAGGCGTGCGTGCCAGCGCGGTGCTGCCGGGCGTGGTGGAGACGGACATGGTGCGCGAGGTGCGCCTGGCTCCCGGCGCGGGGCCGCTGTCCGAGCCCGAGTACACGCGGCGGCAGGAGGCGCAGCTGGCGGGCTTGCGGGCGCTGCATCCGCTCGGACGGCTGGGGCGCCCCGAGGACGTCGCCGAGGCGGTGCGCTACCTGCTGGGCGCGTCGTGGATTTCCGGTTCCGAGCTGGTGCTGGATGGAGGGCTACTGCTGCGGGAGTGAGGCGCGGTATGAGGTGGCCTCGGCTCACGAGAACGACGAGATGCTCCTCGATAGACGGTTTCAGCTCTTCGTGGTGTTGGTGGGGGTGTTCGTCACCTCGCTGGTGGTGGGCGACATCATCAGCGTGAAGCTGTTCGAGGCGAAGGTGGGGCCGGTGGTGGCGGTGATGTCCATCGGCATCCTGCCCTTCCCGGTGACGTTCCTCCTCACGGATATCCTCAACGAGTTCTACGGGAAGAAGGCGGCCCGCTTCGTGACGTGGGTGGGCTTCTTCATGGCCATCTTCGCGGTCGTGGTGATTGCCATGGCCGTGCAGGTGCCGTGGGCGCCGCTGACGCGTGCGCCGGACTTCACGGGGACGGTGGAAGGCTCGTTCAACAACGTCTTCGCCGGCTCACAGCGCTTCCTCGTCGCGTCGATGATGGCGTACCTGGTGGGCCAGTTCTGCGACATCGCCATCTTCAACGGGCTCAAGCGACTGACGCGCAACCGGTTCTTGTGGGTGCGGGCGACGGGCTCCACGCTGGTGTCGCAGCTCCTCGACACGGTGGTGGTGCAGTACGTGGCGTGGACGGGCGTGCTGCCCAACGCCACCATCCTCAGCATCATCTACACGTCCTACGTGGTGAAGTTGCTGGTCGCGGTGGGCCTGACGCCCTTCATCTACCTGGGCCACGCCTTCGTCGAGCGCAAGCTGGGCATAGCCCCCGTGGTGCTGGGGGAGAACGGCGAACCCATTGCCCCGCCCGCGCCGCCCGTCACCCAGGAGGAGCAGCCCCGCGCCGCCTGAGCGCGTGGGGCTCAGTGGCTCAGCTTCCCTGCTGCACCAGCGGCGTGAGGATGTCCGTCCAGTGGGAGAAGATGGAGAAGTGCCCGCCGCCAGGGAAGAAGCGGGGCACCGCGCGCGGAATCCGGTTCGCGAGGTACCGTCCCATCTGCGGCGGGACAATGCTGTCTCCCTCCCAGTACCAGAGGTCCACCTCCGTCCGAATCTCCTCCAGGGGGACGTTCCACGGCTGCGCGAGGATGTGCGCCTCGCGCCGCATGCCCGCTACGCCCTTGCGCGTGGCCTCATACCGCCAGCCCTGCACCTGCGCGGCGATGCGCGGGTCCGCGAGCACCGCGCGGTCATCCGCCGACGCCTGGGAGCGCAGGCCCGCCAGCGCTCGCGCGGGATTGGCGCGCACCTGCCGGTCATGCATGGCCATCAATGGATGCAGTAGCCACTCCGGCCACGCGGCCATGCTGTACGCGTTGCGGTAGTCCCGGTTCACGCCCGCCATGGCGCCCGGCCGGGCCAGGGGCGCCGCGCCGGACACGAGCGCCGCGCGGGTGATGCGCTCGCCCAGCTTCCACGCGGACGCGGCGACGTAGGGCCCGCCCGCGGACACGCCGAAGAGGGCGAAGCGGCCAATCCTCAGCGCGTTGGCCAGCTGCTCCAAGTCATCCGGGAAGTCGAGCAGCGTGCGCCCGGGCTGGTAGTCCGACAGGCCATAGCCCGGCCGGTCCGGGGTGATGAGGCGCACGCCCAGCGCGTGAGTGAGCCGGTCATCCGGGTGACGCATGTGGCGCGAGCCCGGGTTGCCGTGGATGAAGAACACGGGCAGGCCGCTCAAGTCTCCAGACTCGACGTACGCGAGCCGCCGGCCATCCCGCAGGTGGACGGTGCCTTCGCGGACCTGCACGCCCATGGCTTCGGTGTCGGACGAGGCGTTCATGGTTCCATCGGCTTCGAGCGCGCGCCAATCCACGCGGAAATAGAGGGCCACACCTTCGTCGCGCCCTTGCTGGAGGCGGACAGGCCAATGTGGCCCACGGGGTAGCGCCGCGTCTCACAGTCCTTCGAGCTGACCAGGGAGGGCAGCGGCTCGCTCATCGCCGGCAGCGCGATGGTGTCGTGCTCGGCGATGACGTTGAGGATGGCGCACTGGATGTGGCTCAGGTCCACGCGCTCGCCGCCCACTTCCATGAGGCCCTGGGGGAAGAGGTTCTGCTGGTAGCAGTCCTTGATGTACTGCCGGTACACCTCACCCGGGAAGGGCACGGGGTCCGCGCCCCAGCGCTCCATGGCCAGGAACGTGGTGACGAACTCCGGGTCGTCGATGCGGCGGCACACCTCCAGCCACCGGGTGAGGCGCTGCACCGGCGCGGCCATGAGGAAGCCGCTCTCCAGCACCGGCGTGGGCACGTTGCCGTAGGCGTCCACCAGCGAGTCCACGTCGAAGTGGTTGGCGGACGTCCACAGCGTGTAGAGGCCACCCTTGCTGAAGTCCACCGGCGTGGCCTGGGCCACGAGGTTGCGGATGCCCTCGGGGTACAGGGACGTGTACGCCAGGGCCATGGTGCCGCCCATGCAGTAGCCGTAGAGCGTCAAATCCCGGCTCTTGCTCACGCGCAGCGTCCACCGCACCGCCGTCTGGATGAGCCCGCCGAGCAGGTCATCCCACGTGAGCCGCTCCTCGTCCTGTCCCGGTACGCCCCAGTCGATGGCGTAGACGTCATAGCCCTCGCGGGTGAGGTGCTCGATGAGGCTGCGCCCTGGAAGGAAGTCGAGGATGTACCAGCGATTGATGAGCGAATAGACGAAGAGGATGGGCGTGCGGTGGCGCCGGCGCGGGGCCGCGTAGCGCAGCAGCCGCATGCTGCCGCGCGTGTACACGACGGTGTGCGGCGTGGCGCTGATGGGCGGCTCGCGCACGCCCGAGGCCCTTTCGATGAAGGGCTTGAGGTACGGGTACGGATTGAAGGGCCGCGACTTGAGCGCGTGTGCGACGGCGCGGGTCAGCTCGACCTGCCCGGTGACGAAGGAGCGAAGGCGCTGGGGCGTGGACGCGGTCATGTCAGCGGCGGCGCTTGGAGGGCGCGCGCTCCTTGGGCGTGGGCTCGGGAGACTCAGGCTCGGGCTCCGCGCCTTCCTGACGGTGGAGCAGGTCCACCACCAGTTCCAACTGGGTGCCGAGCGCCTCCACCTGGTCATTCATCCGGCGGAGCTGGTCGCGCAGGTTCTCCACCTCGGAGGTGGTGGGCAGGCGCAGGGTGCGCAGCGCGCCTTCCACCAGGCCATTGCGGCGGATGCGGGCGTTGAAGCCCTGGCGCATGAGAGAGCCGCTCACGCGCAGGTACGCGGGGCTCTCGGTGACCTTGGCGGCCGCGCGGGTGAGGCCCTCCTCGGCGCGGGTGAAGACCTTGCCGGTGCGCGTGTCCGGGTGGGTGAGGTGGCCCAGCAGCTTCAGTCCGCGGGCGAGGAGCCCCTGGGACGGCGGCGGTCGTTCCGGATGACTCATGGCCGGCAGGTTATCTCAAGGCGCGGCGCAGGGGACGCCGCTGCCTGGCTCTATCGCTCCCAAAGTGAACCAAGATTCAACTTGCGTGCCTCGAAGGGCTCGGCATGGACATGGGCGCTACCGGTGTACGCGCCCAGGCGCTGCCAGTGGTTGCCTTCCCGACGATAGACCTCAAGCAACTGAATGCGCGGGTCCACGAACCACAGATGGTTCACGCCCTCGCGGGCGTAGATCGTCATCTTCCTCGAACGGTCCAGGGCTTCGGTGGAGGGGGACAGGACTTCGCAGAGCCAGTCGGGGACGAGTTCCACGCCCGTCACGTCTGGAATCTCTGGCATGCGTTCGCGCCGCCACCCGGCGAGGTCTGGCACGAGCACGTTGCCGCCCAGGTGGAGCTCAGGCTCCGGGAGGATGACCCAGCCGCCCGGGCCTTCCGCTCCGAGCTCCGGGTCGAACGGCGCCAGTTGCTGGCTGAGCCGGATGGCGGCCCTGCCGTGAAGCATCCTCGGACGGGGGCTGACATGCAGCTCACCCTCGATGATTTCCCCGACGACGTGCGGGGGGAGGCGCTCCAACGCCTCGTACACCTGCTCCGGCGGTGGCTTGTCACCCATGCGCCCAGAATGGGGCCATGTCTGGGACCTCGCAAGCCGGACTGCCTCTCCCGCATGGATGGCTTCGCTCATGTGTCGAGCATGCGCCATACCTCTGACATCCTCCGATAAGGAGGAAACCCCAGAGGTCCCCCTGGCTCAGCCCTGTCGCTTCACCGGCAGGGGCCCGAAGGACTGTGACACCGGCATCAGCGACATGACGTTGATGTTCACGTGCGCGGGCCGCGTGGCCACCCAGTGCACCGCGTCCGCGATGTCCTCGGGCGTCAGCGCCTGGGTGTTGGCGTAGACGGACGCCGCGCGCGCGTCGTCGCCCTTGAAGCGGACGTTGGAGAACTCCGTGCCGCCCACCAGCCCGGGCTCGATGTCCGTCACGCGCACGGCGGTGCCGTGCAGGTCCGCGCGGAGGTTGAGGCTGAACTGGTGCACGAAGGCCTTGGTGGCGCCGTACACGTTGCCGCCCGGGTAGGGCCACTCCGCCGCCACCGAGCCCATGTTGACGACGTGGCCCCGGTTGCGCGCCACCATGCCGGGCAGCACCGCGTGCGTGCAGTACAGGAGGCCCTTCACGTTGGTGTCCACCATCGTGTCCCAGTCCTCCACGCGGGCCGACTGCGCCAGGTCCAACCCCAGCGCCAGGCCCGCGTTGTTGACCAGCACGTCCACCTCGGCGAACTCCGACGGCAGCGAGCGGATGGCCCGCTCCACGGCCTCACGGTCCGTGATGTCGAGCGTCAAGGGGAGCACCCGCTCGCCCAGCTCCGCGCGCAGGGCCTCCAGCCGCTCGGTGCGCCGCCCGGAGGCGATGACGCGCGCGCCGTCCTGGATGAAGCGGCGGGCAATGGCCAGGCCGAATCCCGCGGTGGCCCCGGTAATCAGAACGTTCATGGCAGTCCCCTCGTGGAGCCAGCCCCGCGAGGGCCCGGCGTGTCAGTCGTCTTCGCCTTGATAGATGCAGCCACTGGTGCACGTCTCGCGGACCACCACCCGGCTGAGCAGGGGCAGGCCCGGACGCAGGCGCTTCCAGATCCACCGCGACAGGTTCTCGCTGGTGGGGTTCTCCAGGCCTTCCACCTCATTGAGGTAGTAGTGGTCCAGCTTCAGCCGCAGGGGCTCGAAGGCCTCCTTGATGTCGGAGAAGTCCATCACCCACCCGGACTGCGAGCCCACCGGGCCACGCACGTGGATTTCCACCCGGTAGCTGTGGCCGTGAAGCCGGCTGCACTTGTGCCCGGGCGGCACGTTGGGAAGCCGGTGCGCGGCTTCGAAGGTGAATTCCTTGAAGATGTCCAAGGCGTCTCCTGACAGCGGGTGGAAGGCGGCTCATATCCCGCGCGTTCCTCCTGGCGTCAAGGTACGCCCTGCCTCCCTGATACACCGGCATGTCTCGCCCCGCCGCGCGCCCACGCGCCCGGGGACGCCCGGCTCGGCCCTTCGCTCTGTGTGAAAAATCCCCGGGAATATTCCCGCGCGCGTTGCACACATCACACTCCAGCTCCCCGCGAAGGCCCACCTGTCGGTGAGGCGGAGCATCCGTCCCAACCCCGCGAAACCACGTTTCCTGTCTCCTCCCTCTACGTCCCGGCAGGCAGGGGTTGCCGCGCTCGGAGGGAATGAACAGCGCGGGGCTCGGAATTGGCGGCCGTCCTCGCGAGCGCCTCCCGCGCCGCGACCCACACCAGGAGTCCGCCAGGATGCGCAACCGCTCGCCGTGGTCCACGGCCCTCTGCTCCGCTGCCCTGCTGTCCTTGTTGGCCTGCAATGGGAAGGGGGAGCTCACCCAGGAAAGTGGCTCGCCTCCGGGCTCCAGCGAGACGCCGTCGACGGGCACCCCGTCCGTTCCTGGCACGCCTCCCACCCACGATGACGACGACACGACGAGCCCTGGAACGTCGGAGCCTCCGCCCGTCATCGTCGACATCCCGGATCCGCCGACTCAGCCCGAGCCCCAACCCCAGCCAGAACCGGAGCCTCCGCCTGAACCCGCGCCCCAGTACTCGCGCATCCTCTGGGTGGCGCCCAACGGCAGTGACAGTGCTTCCGCCACGGAGGCGGCGCCGCTGCGGACGGTGACGCGCGCGCTGGCGTTGGTGCGGCCGGGCGAGGCCATCTACCTGAAGACGGGCACCTACGCCGAGCGCCTCAAGCTGGAGGAGAAGGGGGGCTCGGCGTCCAACCTGCTCACGCTGCGGGCCGCGCCGGGCGCGACGCCGGTGCTGAAGCCGTCCGGCAGCGGCTCCGCCATGGTGGACGTGCGCGGTGCGTACTGGAGCATCGAGGGGCTCACCATAGACGCGGCGGGCACTGCCTCCTTC
This genomic stretch from Myxococcus virescens harbors:
- a CDS encoding dienelactone hydrolase family protein, whose translation is MTGQTQLIGKQGQALAGYLSAAPKGDAPGAVVLIHEYWGLNGHTRDVADRLAREGFTVFAVDLYEGRVTKDANEANAMLKAMAWDKATADLRAAVEALRARKPGTQVAIMGFCMGGALALLAAANEPGLDAVVPFYGIPPEEAADVSRIRAPVLGHYANNDEWCSPERVDALEKKLKGGGVPMEIHRYDAQHAFFNDTRPEVYSPDNAAKAWQRTVDFLHAKLG
- a CDS encoding GreA/GreB family elongation factor, with amino-acid sequence MSKAFTKEDSGDDSVMPVRPRASSGEKRYITPEGYRALQEELAAAQGPDPKAGEFTELEAGVRRKERERRVQELAAVLEDVRVVEPDASQAGRVFFGAWVELEDEDGGPVRYRIVGPDESDVKAGRLSVESPLARALLGKEVGESVVVERPRGPVEYTVTAVDYAAS
- a CDS encoding class I SAM-dependent methyltransferase, with protein sequence MFHRKGPTLRELAAQALTSVEHGYDLLAPKFEYTPFRTPDAVLEAAIAQLGAPGSVGSALDVCCGTGAAMRFLRPLARERVVGFDLSQGMLDEARQQLAQAPGTAALEFIQGDALALPFDGAFDVVTSFGAFGHILEEDEPRLVKGIARALRPGGRFLFVTAHPPSKLRPGYWMAKGFNAAMRARNALWKPPFVMYYLTFLVPRARALLEAEGFTVEVRDGLMPEPFSVLSTVIATRR
- a CDS encoding SDR family oxidoreductase — encoded protein: MATAFITGAGIRIGSAVARALGRAGYDLALHANRSLEPLEALAEELRGLGRRVTLHAADLSRPEAVDSLAAQVREAWPALDVVVHNAGLFERTDFAAISRDQYRTMMAVNLDAPFFLTQALLPALRAGKDPLVVHLTDVGGERPVSHYAHYSVSKAGLIMLTRALAVELAPHIRVNAVSPGTVAFPEDFDAEARDAVLRRIPMGREGNVEDIARTVVFLAREAPYITGQVIAVDGGRSAQL
- a CDS encoding dihydroneopterin aldolase; protein product: MSAEHAFHPPVVTTPDGRPLDVIELRGLTVDCIVGIFNRERIAAQPLRLDVALFLDTRAAAVGGRLAHTVNYGRLAGELRFLLEACRFELLESAVETVCRYVLAPPTDDVPRAQVHAATVRVTKPLALGGLAVPSLQIHRTAAEMVYGREEKGFGRVDIIHEGAGYGVYRLRVKPGGCIPTHVHQQMEESELVLGSGLLLQFKPVARGMAFHWPRGFLHRYDNPSSTEQTVLCVDRPGFIPSDEVETEPPPEGLLPVTGHSYYPLDEPAAPGSPAEHQP
- a CDS encoding SDR family NAD(P)-dependent oxidoreductase is translated as MSEVGTRKVLVTGGGTGIGRAVAEALLRAGGQVVVSGRRAEVLESLTTAWPGRAFALPCDLASLEAREGLLRRAAGLLGGLDGFVHSAGQVVHQPPGHIGEDALRAQLEVNLIAPLRLGEQALEVLEPGGAQVFIASTLATRPVVTSAVYSAAKAGLLQVMKVLALAGAARGVRASAVLPGVVETDMVREVRLAPGAGPLSEPEYTRRQEAQLAGLRALHPLGRLGRPEDVAEAVRYLLGASWISGSELVLDGGLLLRE
- a CDS encoding queuosine precursor transporter, producing MLLDRRFQLFVVLVGVFVTSLVVGDIISVKLFEAKVGPVVAVMSIGILPFPVTFLLTDILNEFYGKKAARFVTWVGFFMAIFAVVVIAMAVQVPWAPLTRAPDFTGTVEGSFNNVFAGSQRFLVASMMAYLVGQFCDIAIFNGLKRLTRNRFLWVRATGSTLVSQLLDTVVVQYVAWTGVLPNATILSIIYTSYVVKLLVAVGLTPFIYLGHAFVERKLGIAPVVLGENGEPIAPPAPPVTQEEQPRAA
- a CDS encoding alpha/beta fold hydrolase, which encodes MNASSDTEAMGVQVREGTVHLRDGRRLAYVESGDLSGLPVFFIHGNPGSRHMRHPDDRLTHALGVRLITPDRPGYGLSDYQPGRTLLDFPDDLEQLANALRIGRFALFGVSAGGPYVAASAWKLGERITRAALVSGAAPLARPGAMAGVNRDYRNAYSMAAWPEWLLHPLMAMHDRQVRANPARALAGLRSQASADDRAVLADPRIAAQVQGWRYEATRKGVAGMRREAHILAQPWNVPLEEIRTEVDLWYWEGDSIVPPQMGRYLANRIPRAVPRFFPGGGHFSIFSHWTDILTPLVQQGS
- a CDS encoding alpha/beta fold hydrolase — protein: MTASTPQRLRSFVTGQVELTRAVAHALKSRPFNPYPYLKPFIERASGVREPPISATPHTVVYTRGSMRLLRYAAPRRRHRTPILFVYSLINRWYILDFLPGRSLIEHLTREGYDVYAIDWGVPGQDEERLTWDDLLGGLIQTAVRWTLRVSKSRDLTLYGYCMGGTMALAYTSLYPEGIRNLVAQATPVDFSKGGLYTLWTSANHFDVDSLVDAYGNVPTPVLESGFLMAAPVQRLTRWLEVCRRIDDPEFVTTFLAMERWGADPVPFPGEVYRQYIKDCYQQNLFPQGLMEVGGERVDLSHIQCAILNVIAEHDTIALPAMSEPLPSLVSSKDCETRRYPVGHIGLSASSKGATKVWPSISAWIGARSKPMEP